Genomic DNA from Coffea arabica cultivar ET-39 chromosome 7e, Coffea Arabica ET-39 HiFi, whole genome shotgun sequence:
CTGATCCCAGTTCTAGTGATAGATATTAATGGAACACCTTTGTTGTTAAGCCGGAATACTAATGGATTAGTTAGCAATTGAACTTAGACGTGCATGTGCATGCTTGCTGGTGCACATTTTGCTTGATGTTTGATGGATCAGCTTTGTCCTTTTTCCTGCAGGATCTGTCTAGTTGAGGGAATAAAATAAAACACGAtatgaaatttaattttggattgttaATCGTGCATTTCTTTTTCGAATTTGCAGAGCCATCGCCTTTACATACGACTACAATTGTGGAGAAGTGTACTCTTAAATTGGTTGACGAGTATAAGCACATGCTGAGCCAAGCTACAGAACCCTTGTCAACCTTTTTGCAGTATATCACGTATGGGGATTTTCAGATGTTCTTCTGTTCATTTGGGTTATTTGAATTTTGTGTAATGCAATCAATCATAATGCTTTGCTGTATTTGGTTTGCTTTTATAGTGGATTGGAAGAATCTGCTTAACAAGCCATATCTCAAAAAATAACAGTGGCATACCTGGGATAGAATCTTAACACATTATTTTCTGGAATAGTAATTTATTCTCTTGCTTGCGGCGGAAATAACACTTGCTTATTTTTCAGATACGGCCATATGATCGATAATGTTGTCCTAATTGTAACTGGAACATTGCATGAGAGAGACGTTCATGAATTGTTGGAGAAATGCCATCCGTTGGGAATGTTCGACAGGTAAAGTATCTTGTCGCGTCTTTTCGGTTACTTTGATTGTCAGTAAGGCTAACATTTAGTCTTTTGTTTACATAGTATTGCAACACTGGCAGTCGCACAGAATATGAGGGAGCTTTATAGACTGGTGCTTGTAGACACTCCCCTTGCTCCTTACTTTTCCGAATGCATTACTTCTGAGGTACTGATTGTGAAACATTTTTGCTTATATTCTATTATACAAGTGAAATGTATTGCTTTAACTACTAGGCTCTTTTCATTTCTAGAAtatgaattctggaaattatGCAGTTCCTTGTGCAGAATCTGTATTTTTACACCTTTTTAAGACTTAAAAATGTTGAATCTAGCACTTTGGCCTGTACATGGGTTGATGGTGCCCTGTTGTTTCTTGATATGACGGATTGATTGTAAAGGGATATGATTCATGTTGTACATGCCTGTGAACTGCAAAGGAATGACACTTGACTCACAGTTCCTGTTTGCACAGTTGGTAATCTATCAGAGCAAGTGTGaagatgaattttttcatcctgcATAAGCTATCTTATCTCATTTATGAGGAAGTGTCATCGCGTGCAATACATTTAATGTTGTCCTTCTAGTTCATGATTGATGAGGCTTAATTTTATATTTAGGACTTGGACGACATGAACATTGAAATCATGAGGAATACCCTCTACAAGGCATACCTTGAGGACTTCTATGATTTTTGCCAGGTAAAGAcaaatgtttcaaaaattttccttGTATTAGATTTTGAAGAAGTATGTCATGCTGCAATAGTTTACTAGCATGTGAAAATGTTAAGTAGAAACTTGGAGGTGCCACTGCAGAGATAATGTCTGACCTGCTTGCCTTTGAGGCTGATCGCCGAGCAGTTAATATCACCATCAATAGGTTGGTTTAACTTCCTTGAGTTTTATATTTGCAATCTGTTTTTGAGTTATACTCTTGACTAGATTCTGCATGGCACTTGTGCTGCTATCttatgttcttttcttttttgcagcATTGGGACTGAGCTTACTCGAGATGATCGTAGAAAATTA
This window encodes:
- the LOC113699124 gene encoding V-type proton ATPase subunit d2 yields the protein MYGFEALTFNIHSGYLEAIVRGHRSGLLTAADYNNLCQCETLDDIKMHLSATEYGPYLQNEPSPLHTTTIVEKCTLKLVDEYKHMLSQATEPLSTFLQYITYGHMIDNVVLIVTGTLHERDVHELLEKCHPLGMFDSIATLAVAQNMRELYRLVLVDTPLAPYFSECITSEDLDDMNIEIMRNTLYKAYLEDFYDFCQKLGGATAEIMSDLLAFEADRRAVNITINSIGTELTRDDRRKLYSNFGLLYPYGHEELAVCEDIDQVRGVMEKYPPYQTIFAKLSYGESQMLDKAFYEEEVKRLCLAFEQQFHYGVFFAYMRLREQEIRNLMWISECVAQNQKSRVHDSVVFIF